In one Drosophila pseudoobscura strain MV-25-SWS-2005 chromosome X, UCI_Dpse_MV25, whole genome shotgun sequence genomic region, the following are encoded:
- the LOC4812173 gene encoding cytochrome b5 produces the protein MSQLYELSEVAEQNGKKGKPCWIIIKGNVYDVTKFLSEHPGGEDLLLEYGGKDASKAFRQAGHSSDAEKDLKNFKIGELRATTTPTTTTTTTAPIQVQPTLKDQDKEKRVSSPVPADDAEPMKKSSGFLCCC, from the coding sequence ATGTCACAGCTGTACGAACTGTCGGAGGTGGCCGAGCAGAATGGCAAGAAGGGGAAGCCCTGCTGGATCATCATCAAGGGCAACGTTTACGATGTGACCAAGTTCCTGAGCGAGCATCCGGGCGGGGAGGATCTGCTGCTCGAATACGGCGGCAAAGATGCCAGCAAGGCCTTCAGGCAAGCCGGACACTCGTCGGATGCCGAAAAGGATTTGAAGAACTTTAAAATTGGTGAACTTCGAGCGACTACAACTCCGACAaccacaacgacaacgacggcgCCCATTCAAGTGCAGCCCACGTTAAAGGACCAGGACAAGGAGAAGAGGGTCAGCAGTCCAGTACCTGCGGACGATGCGGAACCGATGAAGAAGAGCTCTGGCTTCCTCTGTTGCTGCTAG
- the LOC6899996 gene encoding P17/29C-like protein DDB_G0287399: MLSVQTAGCAGMERLGVPTRTSLSTPPDDRDQFRCRMRVDALQARELLAVRGDSVIRSAGNNQQHQQQQQQPSLHLHHHNNKQQHSHHQHQQQRMTTPTTHSSSSSFSAGTGSGTGSGSGSGSTGLNNNNNNSISSNVARGGIEATTLKYGNTGSGSGSGSGSGKGESSSSLSSCGSSLQSHSNDHHQHYQYQQQQQTPRCPHHVPLPDSEYGQDRHLQIRSSYQQSEITRSYTKPPPNKTVRDVPEQISAGCGSSSYRLTTLQAAATGGIISGSSTYTASSSSASTSKSKPNAITKFFSRISSPKSPPAGGSCSSQPPSLASSASMSSSASSLASSSCVSTSSSASSLAAAPLPTLPISNAATLKSTACGYGTNPSATTAAAGSSHHSYVATPAATGSCTPERIPTPPLSVCVPIGAGLQLFKSSSFNLPAETAAAAAAAAAGGVAEGVAESLLPATMSRNNSNSSMMSCHCSCNSRNCSHCAANS, from the exons ATGCTATCGGTACAGACGGCCGGCTGCGCGGGAATGGAGCGGCTCGGCGTTCCGACCCGCACATCATTAAGCACACCACCCGACGATAG GGATCAATTTAGATGTAGAATGCGCGTAGATGCGCTCCAGGCACGTGAGCTCTTGGCTGTACGTGGCGATTCTGTGATTCGTAGCGCCGGCAACaatcagcagcaccagcagcagcagcagcaaccatcactccatctccatcatcACAACAATAAGCAACAACATTCccaccatcagcatcagcagcaacgcATGACAACTCCAACGACgcacagctccagctctagcTTCAGCGCAGGCACCGGCAGTGGCaccggcagtggcagtggcagtggcagtacagggctcaacaacaacaacaacaatagtaTTAGTAGTAATGTGGCGCGAGGCGGCATCGAGGCCACCACACTCAAGTATGGCAACAcggggagcgggagcgggagtgggagtgggagtgggaaggGCGAGAGCTCCTCCTCATTGTCTTCGTGTGGCTCCTCGCTGCAGAGCCACAGCAACGACCACCATCAACATTACcaatatcagcagcagcagcagaccccGCGCTGTCCCCACCATGTACCACTGCCGGACAGCGAGTACGGACAGGATCGTCATCTGCAGATCAGGAGTAGCTACCAG CAATCGGAGATCACCAGATCGTACACCAAACCGCCGCCCAATAAGACCGTGAGGGATGTGCCCGAGCAAATCTCGGCGGGCTGTGGCAGTTCCAGCTACCGCCTGACCACGCTCCAGGCCGCCGCCACGGGGGGCATCATCAGCGGGTCGTCCACGTACACAgcctcctcgtcctcggcgTCCACCTCCAAGTCCAAGCCGAACGCCATAACCAAGTTCTTCTCACGCATCAGTTCTCCAAAGTCGCCGCCGGCGGGGGGCAGCTGCTCGAGCCAGCCTCCATCACTAGCCTCCTCCGCCTCGATGTCGTCCTCGGCCTCCTCGCTGGCCTCCTCGTCCTGTGTGTCCACCTCATCGTCCGCCTCCTCGCTGGCCGCTGCCCCCCTGCCCACGCTGCCCATCTCCAATGCGGCCACACTGAAGAGCACAGCCTGCGGCTACGGGACCAATCCGAGTGCGACGACAGCAGCCGCCGGCAGCAGTCACCACAGCTACGTGGCAACGCCCGCAGCGACAGGAAGCTGCACGCCCGAAAGGATACCCACGCCGCCGCTCTCCGTCTGTGTGCCCATTGGGGCTGGCCTGCAGCTCTTCAAGAGCAGTAGCTTCAATCTTCCCGccgagacagcagcagcagcagcagcagcagcagcaggaggagtagCGGAAGGAGTGGCAGagtccctgctccctgccacAATGAGCCGCAATAATTCCAACTCTAGCATGATGAGCTGCCATTGCAGCTGCAATAGCCGGAATTGCAGCCACTGTGCGGCCAACTCATAA